A part of Aegilops tauschii subsp. strangulata cultivar AL8/78 chromosome 2, Aet v6.0, whole genome shotgun sequence genomic DNA contains:
- the LOC109732641 gene encoding ATP sulfurylase 2, whose amino-acid sequence MALHLLTPTHLHHPSSPLPRRRAATSASATLAHHLLPHPRLRLATAASSPRTGPRRGMSAIRSSLIDPDGGALVDLVAPPERREALRAEAEALPRVRLAAVDVEWAHVLAEGWASPLRGFMREHEYLQCLHFNSLRLPSGGLANMSLPIVLAVDDAAKDRVGAAPDVALAGPDGELLAVLRSVEIYPHNKEERIARTWGTTAPGLPYVDEAITPAGNWLIGGDLEVLQPIKYNDGLDHYRLSPQQLRDEFDKRGADAVFAFQLRNPVHNGHALLMNDTRRRLLEMGFKNPILLLHPLGGFTKADDVPLPVRMEQHSKVLEDGVLDPETTIVSIFPSPMHYAGPTEVQWHAKARINAGANFYIVGRDPAGMGHPTEKRDLYNPDHGKKVLSMAPGLEKLNILPFKVAAYDTVAKKMAFFEPSRSQDFLFISGTKMRTFAKTGENPPDGFMCPGGWKVLVDYYNSLQTEGATAPAAATV is encoded by the exons ATGGCCCTCcacctcctcactcccacccacctccaccacccctcctcccccctcccgcgccgccgcgccgccacctcggCCTCGGCCACGCTCGCGCACCACCTCCTCCCCCACCCCCGCCTCCGCCTCGCCACCGCCGCGTCCTCCCCGCGCACCGGGCCCCGCCGCGGCATGTCGGCCATCCGCAGCTCGCTCATCGACCCAGACGGCGGCGCGCTGGTGGACCTGGTGGCGCCCCCCGAGCGCCGCGAGGCGCTGCGGGCCGAGGCGGAGGCGCTCCCGCGGGTGCGGCTCGCGGCCGTCGACGTGGAGTGGGCGCACGTGCTCGCCGAGGGCTGGGCGTCGCCGCTGCGCGGGTTCATGCGGGAGCACGAGTACCTCCAGTGCCTCCACTTCAACTCCCTCCGCCTCCCCTCCGGCGGCCTCGCCAACATGTCGCTCCCCATCGTGCTCGCCGTCGACGACGCCGCCAAGGACCGCGTCggcgccgcccccgacgtcgcgctCGCCGGGCCCGACGGCGAGCTCCTCGCCGTCCTCCGCAG TGTCGAAATATACCCTCACAATAAAGAAGAAAGGATTGCAAGAACATGGGGGACAACTGCGCCTGGCTTACCTTATGTCGATGAGGCGATAACACCAGCTGGAAACTGGCTGATTGGTGGTGATCTGGAGGTGTTGCAACCCATTAAGTATAACGATGGCCTTGACCATTACAGGCTTTCACCCCAGCAACTTAGGGACGAATTCGACAAGCGTGGGGCTGATGCTGTATTTGCATTCCAGTTGAGAAACCCAGTCCACAATGGGCATGCACTGTTGATGAATGACACTAGAAGGCGTCTCTTGGAAATGGGTTTCAAGAATCCCATTCTACTGCTACACCCCTTGGGTGGTTTTACAAAAGCTGATGATGTCCCGCTGCCTGTTAGAATGGAACAACACAGCAAG GTCTTAGAAGATGGAGTCCTTGACCCCGAGACCACTATCGTGTCTATATTTCCCTCCCCAATGCATTATGCTGGTCCAACTGAAGTGCAGTGGCATGCAAAGGCACGAATTAACGCCGGTGCTAATTTCTACATAGTGGGTCGTGATCCAGCTGGGATGGGCCATCCGACAGAGAAGAGAGATCTGTACAACCCAGACCATGGGAAGAAGGTCCTAAGCATGGCCCCCGGTCTGGAGAAACTCAACATATTGCCCTTCAAG GTAGCAGCATATGATACGGTGGCCAAGAAGATGGCTTTCTTTGAACCTTCACGCAGTCAAGATTTTCTGTTCATCTCAGGAACCAAG ATGCGCACTTTCGCCAAAACTGGAGAGAACCCTCCTGATGGTTTCATGTGCCCTGGTGGGTGGAAGGTTCTTGTTGATTACTACAATAGCTTGCAAACTGAAGGAGCTACCGCCCCCGCCGCTGCTACTGTATGA
- the LOC109732642 gene encoding uncharacterized protein isoform X1, whose product MAGAGSSSGGSGGGGGREGDWDCGGCGNRNYAFRSLCNRCKQPRLLVDPNTPRDSKWLPRAGDWICNGCSNNNYASRKNCKKCNLPKEEAAMPQLSMGGMMPAYADYMARVQEIANAGYKMNFGNPAVQQQLLANANWPYGMAGRYGMQSSAWPFAGNSTNQFQGVPKDWRSGDWLCSCGFHNYSSRAQCKECNAPVPSGMASTTMKSTGADSSSTLGNKRLASEELANDWDNKRLNPGNANYPLSAAGSDNLFMGQGAGNNNGQTTYSAYDNGNSMASGQIPGMSGVVGKGAKWREGDWLCTNCSNHNYASRAFCNRCKTAKESSVHPGAL is encoded by the exons ATGGCCGGCGCGGGATCCTcgtcgggcggctcgggcggcggcggggggaggGAGGGCGACTGGGACTGCGGCGGCTGCGGCAACCGCAACTACGCCTTCCGCTCCCTCTGCAACCGCTGCAAGCAGCCGCGCCTCCTCGTCGACCCCAACACCCCGCGCGACTCCAAGTGGCTCCCCCGCGCCGGCGACTGGATCTGCAACG GTTGCAGTAACAATAATTATGCATCCAGAAAGAACTGCAAGAAGTGCAACCTGCCCAAGGAGGAAGCAGCGATGCCGCAGTTATCAATGGGAGGAATGATGCCAGCCTATGCAGATTATATGGCCAGGGTACAGGAGATTGCCAATGCTGGGTATAAGATGAACTTTGGCAATCCAGCTGTGCAGCAGCAGCTACTCGCAAACGCAAACTGGCCCTATGGGATGGCTGGTAGATATGGTATGCAATCGTCTGCTTGGCCGTTCGCCGGCAACAGCACAAATCAGTTTCAAGGTGTTCCAAAGGACTGGCGTAGTGGTGACTGGCTCTGCAGCTGTGGATTCCATAACTATTCATCTCGTGCTCAG TGCAAAGAGTGTAATGCACCTGTCCCATCAGGCATGGCCTCTACAACCATGAAATCCACAGGAGCAGATAGTTCTTCAA CATTAGGTAATAAGCGTTTGGCATCAGAGGAGCTTGCTAATGACTGGGATAATAAAAGGCTAAATCCAGGAAATGCTAATTATCCACTTTCA GCAGCAGGCTCAGATAATTTATTTATGGGTCAAGGTGCTGGAAACAATAATGGCCAGACAACTTATTCTGCATATGACAATGGAAACTCAATGGCATCTGGACAAATTCCAGGGATGTCTGGTGTAGTTGGTAAAGG AGCAAAATGGCGTGAAGGAGACTGGTTGTGCACCAACTGCAGCAATCATAACTACGCATCTCGTGCATTTTGTAACAG ATGCAAAACTGCGAAAGAGTCTTCGGTTCATCCGGGTGCGCTATAA
- the LOC109732642 gene encoding uncharacterized protein isoform X2 codes for MPQLSMGGMMPAYADYMARVQEIANAGYKMNFGNPAVQQQLLANANWPYGMAGRYGMQSSAWPFAGNSTNQFQGVPKDWRSGDWLCSCGFHNYSSRAQCKECNAPVPSGMASTTMKSTGADSSSTLGNKRLASEELANDWDNKRLNPGNANYPLSAAGSDNLFMGQGAGNNNGQTTYSAYDNGNSMASGQIPGMSGVVGKGAKWREGDWLCTNCSNHNYASRAFCNRCKTAKESSVHPGAL; via the exons ATGCCGCAGTTATCAATGGGAGGAATGATGCCAGCCTATGCAGATTATATGGCCAGGGTACAGGAGATTGCCAATGCTGGGTATAAGATGAACTTTGGCAATCCAGCTGTGCAGCAGCAGCTACTCGCAAACGCAAACTGGCCCTATGGGATGGCTGGTAGATATGGTATGCAATCGTCTGCTTGGCCGTTCGCCGGCAACAGCACAAATCAGTTTCAAGGTGTTCCAAAGGACTGGCGTAGTGGTGACTGGCTCTGCAGCTGTGGATTCCATAACTATTCATCTCGTGCTCAG TGCAAAGAGTGTAATGCACCTGTCCCATCAGGCATGGCCTCTACAACCATGAAATCCACAGGAGCAGATAGTTCTTCAA CATTAGGTAATAAGCGTTTGGCATCAGAGGAGCTTGCTAATGACTGGGATAATAAAAGGCTAAATCCAGGAAATGCTAATTATCCACTTTCA GCAGCAGGCTCAGATAATTTATTTATGGGTCAAGGTGCTGGAAACAATAATGGCCAGACAACTTATTCTGCATATGACAATGGAAACTCAATGGCATCTGGACAAATTCCAGGGATGTCTGGTGTAGTTGGTAAAGG AGCAAAATGGCGTGAAGGAGACTGGTTGTGCACCAACTGCAGCAATCATAACTACGCATCTCGTGCATTTTGTAACAG ATGCAAAACTGCGAAAGAGTCTTCGGTTCATCCGGGTGCGCTATAA
- the LOC109732643 gene encoding probable carbohydrate esterase At4g34215 encodes MKPPARRPLLGLLAAAALLSCLLLLAPPPRLFPSSSSSARAPTSPYAHRPKLLFLLAGQSNMAGRGAPTSPLPAPYLPHPRLLRLAADRRWVAASPPLHADIDTHKTCGLGPAMPFAHRLLLSSSSPSSPSSLPAPSTVSDPGGEDLLVLGLVPCAVGGTRIWMWARGQPLYEAAVARARAAVAGGGGALGAVLWFQGESDTIEVDDARAYGGKMERLVADLREDLGSPNLLVIQVGLASGEGNYTDIVRDAQRSINLPNVILVDAMGLPLSDDQLHLSTEAQLRLGEMLAQAYLEFESSRDPKAIESPHQ; translated from the exons ATGAAGCCGccggcgcggcggccgctgctgggcttgctggcggcggcggcgttgctctcctgcctgctcctcctcgccccgccgccccgcctcttcccttcctcctcctcctccgcccgcGCCCCGACCTCGCCCTACGCGCACCGCCCCAAGCTGCTCTTCCTCCTGGCCGGCCAGTCCAACATGGCCGGccggggcgcgcccacctccccccTCCCCGCTCCCTACCTCCCCCACccccgcctcctccgcctcgccgCCGACCGCCGCTGGGTCGCCGCCTCCCCGCCGCTCCACGCCGACATCGACACCCACAAGACCTGCGGCCTCGGCCCCGCCATGCCCTTCGCgcaccgcctcctcctctcctcctcctccccctcctcgccctcctcccTCCCCGCGCCCTCCACCGTCTCCGACCCCGGCGGCGAGGACCTGCTGGTGCTCGGCCTCGTCCCCTGCGCGGTCGGCGGCACCAGGATCTGGATGTGGGCGCGGGGCCAGCCGCTGTACGAGGCCGCCGTCGCCAGGGCGCGCGCCGCcgtggcgggcggcggcggggcgctcgGCGCCGTGCTGTGGTTCCAGGGCGAGAGCGACACCATCGAGGTCGACGACGCCCGCGCCTACGGCGGCAAGATGGAGCGCCTCGTCGCCGATCTCAGGGAGGATCTCGGCTCGCCCAATCTGCTCGTCATCCAG GTTGGTCTTGCATCAGGGGAGGGGAATTACACCGACATCGTAAGGGACGCTCAGAGAAGTATCAATCTTCCCAACGTGATTCTCGTCGATGCCATGGGCCTGCCGCTCAGCGACGATCAACTGCACCTCTCCACGGAAGCTCAACTCCGGCTCGGTGAAATGTTGGCGCAAGCCTATCTCGAATTCGAATCGTCGAGAGATCCCAAAGCTATAGAATCACCGCATCAATAA